The following proteins are encoded in a genomic region of Marasmius oreades isolate 03SP1 chromosome 10, whole genome shotgun sequence:
- a CDS encoding uncharacterized protein (MEROPS:MER0033188): MLRLVITLSLSFSATSAQLTSPLGPVVDLGYAAFAGNSTPPASPTNPDTPVVGPVTFFGGVPYARPPLGDLRWRAPQMLNEDAKSSGSITDARNWGPPCIQRPAVVGIGIEDCLTLNIWKPTNATAGDKLPVAVYIHGGGFYANSPQGFPLYDWVAQHPTGIVGVSITYRLGMMGFLGGPKIPAFSPDTGNGDLNVGLLDQRAGLEWVQRHISKFGGDPHNVAIYGESAGGASVVMQVTAYGGTKPVPFKRATPQSIGFGPTRNDSQIERNFANAAKFIGCPTTGSSSETLSCMRNASLGAIVSAMNRIPNGEFAPVVEGPGGFLPDLPSRLIASGKFAEVEYNGGHCTGDGKTFASGSPDQFVTDEDVKRIVFSRWPGVSEELRNEALALYPLLSENGTFPTEWDRAWTMAGEAVFACMDWFLAEGLLAKGLKNVYSFAWDAPDRVLYDARPYLGAMHTSDLYFLFDGTNTFGNAGNTFTPFNSSESFLSREAIAYWTSFGASGDPSSSKLSGSPSWEPMSSPAHNTRGRLRLARGTDKTTFTEMEEISVAEIERCTFWMSERVTDQTMI; encoded by the exons ATGCTTCGACTTGTTATTACCCTCTCGCTTTCATTTTCCGCAACTTCTGCGCAGCTTACCTCTCCACTGGGTCCTGTCGTTGATCTGGGATATGCTGCTTTTGCTGGTAATAGTACCCCACCAGCATCTCCAACCAATCCAGACACTCCAGTCGTCGGACCTGTTACGTTCTTTGGTGGAGTACCTTATGCTCGACCCCCGCTTGGTGATCTTCGCTGGAGAGCTCCACAAATGTTGAATGAAGACGCGAAATCGAGCGGTTCGATCACAGATGCACGGAACTGGGGTCCACCTTGCATTCAGCGTCCAGCTGTGGTGGGCATAGGAATCGAGG ATTGCCTGACACTGAATATATGGAAGCCGACCAACGCGACAGCAGGGGACAAGCTGCCCGTAGCTGTATATATCCAT GGCGGGGGTTTTTATGCGAAC TCACCTCAAGGTTTTCCTTTATATGACTGGGTGGCTCAACATCCGACTGGAATAGTCGGGGTATCTATAACTTATCGCCTGGGAATGATGGGCTTCCTTGGTGGCCCGAAGATCCCCGCGTTCTCTCCCGATACAGGGAATGGTGATCTCAATGTAGGACTCCTCGATCAACGTGCTGGATTGGAGTGGGTTCAAAGGCATATATCCAAGTTCGGTGGCGATCCACATAATGTCGCAATCTACGGTGAGAGTGCAGGCGGAGCGAGTGTTGTCATGCAAGTCACAGCGTACGGGG GAACCAAACCAGTACCCTTCAAACGCGCCACGCCTCAATCTATTGGCTTTGGACCCACACGAAATGACTCGCAGATCGAGCGAAACTTTG CCAACGCAGCAAAGTTTATTGGTTGTCCTACCACCGGGAGCTCCTCGGAAACTCTATCTTGCATGCGCAACGCATCTCTCGGTGCTATCGTGAGTGCGATGAACCGCATTCCTAACGGCGAATTCGCTCCCGTGGTCGAAGGACCGGGAGGTTTCCTTCCAGACTTACCTTCCCGCCTGATCGCTTCCGGTAAATTCGCTGAGGTGGAGTACAATGGAGGTCATTGTACCGGAGACGGGAAGACTTTTGCAAGTGGGAGTCCTGATCAGTTTGTCACGGACGAAGATGTGAAGCGGATTGTGTTTTCGAGATGGCCTGGGGTG TCGGAGGAGCTCAGAAATGAGGCTCTGGCGTTGTATCCTCTCTTGAGTGAAAATGGCACCTTCCCAACTGAGTGGGATCGAGCGTGGACTATGGCTGGGGAAGCTGTCTTCGCTTGCAT GGATTGGTTCCTCGCTGAAGGTCTGTTGGCAAAAGGATTGAAGAATGTTTATTCGTTCGC CTGGGACGCCCCTGACCGGGTGCTCTACGATGCAAGACCATATCTAGGTGCCATGCATACGTCGgatctgtactttctctttGATG GAACAAA TACCTTTGGCAATGCTGGCAACACGTTCACGCCTTTCAATTCG AGTGAATCCTTTCTTTCACGAGAAGCCATCGCGTACTGGACGTCCTTTGGTGCATCTGGAGATCCTTCGAGTTCGAAGCTTTCCGGTTCGCCCAGCTGGGAACCCATGTCCTCACCGGCACATAACACGAGGGGAAGACTGAGATTGGCAAGAGGAACTGACAAGACCACCTTCACCGAGATGGAAGAAATTTCCGTTGCAGAGATCGAAAGGTGTACATTTTGGATGAGCGAACGAGTGACAGATCAAACCATGATATAA
- a CDS encoding uncharacterized protein (MEROPS:MER0033188): MLRLVITLSLSFSATSAQLTSPLGPVVDLGYAAFAGNSTPPASPTNPDTPVVGPVTFFGGVPYARPPLGDLRWRAPQMLNEDAKSSGSITDARNWGPPCIQRPAVVGIGIEDCLTLNIWKPTNATAGDKLPVAVYIHGGGFYANSPQGFPLYDWVAQHPTGIVGVSITYRLGMMGFLGGPKIPAFSPDTGNGDLNVGLLDQRAGLEWVQRHISKFGGDPHNVAIYGESAGGASVVMQVTAYGGTKPVPFKRATPQSIGFGPTRNDSQIERNFANAAKFIGCPTTGSSSETLSCMRNASLGAIVSAMNRIPNGEFAPVVEGPGGFLPDLPSRLIASGKFAEVEYNGGHCTGDGKTFASGSPDQFVTDEDVKRIVFSRWPGVSEELRNEALALYPLLSENGTFPTEWDRAWTMAGEAVFACMDWFLAEGLLAKGLKNVYSFAWDAPDRVLYDARPYLGAMHTSDLYFLFDGTK; encoded by the exons ATGCTTCGACTTGTTATTACCCTCTCGCTTTCATTTTCCGCAACTTCTGCGCAGCTTACCTCTCCACTGGGTCCTGTCGTTGATCTGGGATATGCTGCTTTTGCTGGTAATAGTACCCCACCAGCATCTCCAACCAATCCAGACACTCCAGTCGTCGGACCTGTTACGTTCTTTGGTGGAGTACCTTATGCTCGACCCCCGCTTGGTGATCTTCGCTGGAGAGCTCCACAAATGTTGAATGAAGACGCGAAATCGAGCGGTTCGATCACAGATGCACGGAACTGGGGTCCACCTTGCATTCAGCGTCCAGCTGTGGTGGGCATAGGAATCGAGG ATTGCCTGACACTGAATATATGGAAGCCGACCAACGCGACAGCAGGGGACAAGCTGCCCGTAGCTGTATATATCCAT GGCGGGGGTTTTTATGCGAAC TCACCTCAAGGTTTTCCTTTATATGACTGGGTGGCTCAACATCCGACTGGAATAGTCGGGGTATCTATAACTTATCGCCTGGGAATGATGGGCTTCCTTGGTGGCCCGAAGATCCCCGCGTTCTCTCCCGATACAGGGAATGGTGATCTCAATGTAGGACTCCTCGATCAACGTGCTGGATTGGAGTGGGTTCAAAGGCATATATCCAAGTTCGGTGGCGATCCACATAATGTCGCAATCTACGGTGAGAGTGCAGGCGGAGCGAGTGTTGTCATGCAAGTCACAGCGTACGGGG GAACCAAACCAGTACCCTTCAAACGCGCCACGCCTCAATCTATTGGCTTTGGACCCACACGAAATGACTCGCAGATCGAGCGAAACTTTG CCAACGCAGCAAAGTTTATTGGTTGTCCTACCACCGGGAGCTCCTCGGAAACTCTATCTTGCATGCGCAACGCATCTCTCGGTGCTATCGTGAGTGCGATGAACCGCATTCCTAACGGCGAATTCGCTCCCGTGGTCGAAGGACCGGGAGGTTTCCTTCCAGACTTACCTTCCCGCCTGATCGCTTCCGGTAAATTCGCTGAGGTGGAGTACAATGGAGGTCATTGTACCGGAGACGGGAAGACTTTTGCAAGTGGGAGTCCTGATCAGTTTGTCACGGACGAAGATGTGAAGCGGATTGTGTTTTCGAGATGGCCTGGGGTG TCGGAGGAGCTCAGAAATGAGGCTCTGGCGTTGTATCCTCTCTTGAGTGAAAATGGCACCTTCCCAACTGAGTGGGATCGAGCGTGGACTATGGCTGGGGAAGCTGTCTTCGCTTGCAT GGATTGGTTCCTCGCTGAAGGTCTGTTGGCAAAAGGATTGAAGAATGTTTATTCGTTCGC CTGGGACGCCCCTGACCGGGTGCTCTACGATGCAAGACCATATCTAGGTGCCATGCATACGTCGgatctgtactttctctttGATG GAACAAAGTAA